In Mytilus trossulus isolate FHL-02 chromosome 10, PNRI_Mtr1.1.1.hap1, whole genome shotgun sequence, the DNA window ggttcataagtgtttcttgttttttatatagatttgacagttgtttttcccgtttgaatggttttacactagtatttttggggccctttatagcttgatgttctgtgtgagccaaggctccatgttgaagacgttaaattgacctataatggataacttttataaattgtgacttggatggagagttgtctcattggcattcataccacatcttcctatatctattgaataaTTAGATAAGAATAGATTTCCATTTTAATAACAGATCAATACATATTACTATAAAATGCTCAAGTTTTATGTTCAGGTAGTCTCTAGGATTGAAATGACTTGTATGGATCTTATGTTTCCGTCACAATGTCTCTACGTCTCTAGTACTGGATTCACTTCAATAGAGTTGATCAAGAGTACTGTATAATTATCTCTTttcactgaaaaaataaaaagttcaaaattttttaaatatctatctTTTGCTTTTAAGCTGTTTAAAGCCATGAATAAACTTCAATACTTCTTCAATGTATACAATTATCTCATCAAACTAGGTTATAATATATAAGTCTtgtaaattaaaagaatttcatgcatttacttttgcaatatttaaatatcaaattgaaaaattccagataaattaatttgataaaaaaatgccTCTACCAATGATGCtttctatttaaaaattgtcactTTGTGAAACCTATCTGTCACACAATTTTTgagacataaaaaatatcacaatttaCAGTAATTTCTCTTCATCCAAGTgtcttttttcacatttttcgtTTCCTGAGTCTCACTTCATTTCGTCTCAATCatacaaatttaatgaaacttaaacacaatGCTAAAAACCACAACAAAGATATTATTGAATTTGGGCAGAGAGTCATTTACCGTTCAGTAGTTATATCTTGTTTTATCTTGGTAAATAGCCAAGCTCGAGCAGGAGCTtgttcatggttttttttacgTTCAATGCATAAAAAATGTCCATTGTCTTCAAAGATTCTTTTGAtaaatcaaacatatatttataaacacatGGAGATGTTGttagattgccaatgagacaaatgtcCAATCAAGACCAAAAGGCAAGGATGGAAACAACTAAAGTTCACTGCATGACATACAAAATAGCTTGTATAGAAGTCTATCAAATGCCTCTGGATACATAAATGTGAAACTATTCAAAAGAGAAATCTACAGCCCTGTTTTAGTTTATTTCCTAAACAGGAAAATGATTTTGACCGACATTAAGCAAACAGTAACCAACTACAACCACTGGACAACAAGATAATTGCTTGAGACAGGCATGTTAAAAATATTGCACTGTCTTGATTAGGCATGATTGTGAATGCTCAGCCCTCTCCCTAACATTATAAGACAAtcatgtaaacaaaaacaaaaaaatataattcttgtaaaacaataaatacaaacttACAATTAAATCTCTTCAGTTTCTTCTGAGGTCTGTAGTCAAAATTTACAATGAAATGGGATAATGTCTTTTCAAGTACTGTTGCTTCTACTTTAACTTGTTTTCGGCTGCAATGAAGAGGACAAATTACAATGGATGTAAATGGTTTACTGTAGACTTCACTATTATAAGAATTTTCTTCTGATAAAATCAACAAACGGTTAGGATGAATTGGTTGATCTTACCAATTTAGATACTGAATCAGACTATGTACCCCATGTCTAATTagagaaaataaaatgcaatttataGGTAAATTACagccattattttttttttatcaaaatatggtCCTTATGGCTTAACCTCCTCATTCTCAAGAGTGTACGTGCTATTGTTTTCTTGGTCAAGATGGTTGTGTTTCCGTTGGTACATTTTGTTCACAATGTGAAGCTACACTGTGTCTTAGTTTTGCTTTTAATAATCTATCAACTCTTCGTTCTGCTTTCTGTTAAAAGAGACCTTTCAGGATCATATGCTTTTGTTGTAACAATACACACCTAATATTTGAAACCTGCTTTTTTATTGGATGATGTAAACATAACCAAAACAGAAAGTTGTCACAGAAAGGAGTGAACATTGTCAGATTGTGAGTTTCATGACAATACAGACACATGGTCTAGATAAGCAAAGGGAAAGATTACTCGTTCCTGTGTTTGATGTGGTTATTTGTACACTGTTTTTATAATTCCagtttctttttcaaatattaagaaatattttctctttttaagTCTTGTATTCTCAAATTCTTATTTACTCTTTCTTCCAAAAAATTTGTATAAACTCACCTTAAAATTGGTCTACCTACTAATGTGAAATCTTTTCCTCCAACAagtaaaacctacaataaaattttgtttagtGATTgcaaacatgcatgaaatatttgtcgctgAGCGTTTATGCAACCAACAATCAAATAATTATTCTACAAGTCATCAATTCATAAAGTTTAGAAATATAGTAAAActtgaattttaaattaaaaaaatcataaggaAAATGTATGACAATAAATTCTGGTCGCACAAAGGACCATCACTAAAATTTTATGCTTTGTTTTATACTCTACTCTGTATAGTTTTGTTCTACAtgtatcattctctattctgtataGTTTTGTTCTACAtgtatcattctctattctttatttttttcatcatttctcTGTAGTAACAACCCATTATTACTATAAATGCATAGCATGGATAAAATTGTGAATCTGCCAAAATAATAACGGCCAaaattttcatatacatgtaccttattcaatgaaaattgcgaaattttacacccgcaaAGATAACCTGCTATACAGTATTTACcttttccattctaaatttgttGCCAATGGAGGGAAAGAAATGACCTCTGCATATTTATAGGAAGTATGGTCTACTTATTTACCTTTTCCATTCTAATTTTGTCGCCAATAGAAGGATAGAAATGACCTCTAAGAACCACGAGATCTTCTGTCGTAACTTTTCGCTGTTTTccctgtacatgtattacagcAAATAATCGTCCTAAATCTTCTCTGTGTAAAGTATCATTCACTTTACTTATAACTAAATCTAAAATTGATAACAAGATTAAAAGTTTGCCagattaaacatgataaatgtaaaatcaaggataatagatatatacaaaaaaaaagaagcttcTAAACATTATCTTACCATTGTTAGAATAGAGCCCCTAAAACTTATTGTTTGGTCTTATATGTCAAAATGATGTCAATCACATTTATTTAACCTTGCAATGCAATAATATCTGATTTTACGGTAATAATTCTTATACCATTTGCATATTAAAGAATGATTGATTTTATTGGTTGAGAGGACTTCTGGTAGTTGTTTTGCATTTATTCTTAGATAGACAATGTTGACCATACTTGTTTTCGTAACCAATGATAACAAGATGGTGGCCATAATGCGgcgttttacgtttccgcaaattggcattacttttccgcgaaaaaaagatgacgtttccggaaaaaaaagtttacgtttccgcaaataaatatcttacttttccggaaaaaaagtaactattccgcaaataattaaggaataccTATTGATCGAAAGCAaagctataataaaaaataaatatgtattaagttaaaggtcatcataacatgtaagtaaatacatcattaaaatgtatgaaaacgtatgttcaaaaatatcttgatatgaGTACATAAGTCAGTTCTGGCAGAATGTTTGTTGCCAACACGTCGTACAAAGTCCATTATAGCACATTCAcagtttacaaattttgtattttgttcaggAAGGAAGTCCATCTTCTCCTTTTCATATTTCCGAACGGGTGCTTTTACATGTAGTTTGAGTTCTCATCTTTATGGAAGATGTTGTCTTCAGTTTCAATAACACATCGACAAAGACAAATATGGTAGGATGGCTAGCGTAAAACTGCTCGTTCAGGTAGGCAAGAAAAGACTCGACACCATTCATTGTTCTCTTTTCCTCGGGGTCAGGGGAGATGCCCAAATGGTTGGTGGTAAATCTCAATTGCCATctatataaaattccaatataTAATCGGCAGACCTCATGCATTTATCGTCAGATGATGCATCGGTAATTTATTCAACAAAGCATTCCTCAATCATGTCAGTTGGCAAGTAAGACAAATCAAAGATTTCTCAATGAGGTTTAACTCATCATTACCCGAGTCAGTAGTTATATCTAGTAAATTGTAGCTATACTGAGATcagaacattttctttattaaaaataagaaatatgatttatcatatatgtacattcaaatctttataatttaccaggtaaatttgcggaaaagtaatgaatacaaattgcggaaacgtatattttaaatttgcggaaacgtagtattgggactttgaaaaattagcggAAATGCAATACGCCCCCATAATGACACAATCCAGATCAATgttaatcaaatttattttcgcattaattgtttaattaaattataaacacaaaacattcatttgaaatgataaaaagagtttttgtagtttattttttatcagattgtAAATTTCACAGAGTACAATTGTACATTAGTTTTGCGTTAACCAACAAATATATTCATGCGCCAGACCTATTAAATGACATGTACATGCACCAATGTACAATTTACGTGTAATAAAGTATTTAATGACACAAATGTACAATTTACGTGTGATAGAGGTAAAGGGTGCGTACAAATAAATTCCTTGTCtccatttttaaagaattataaggattaaatgtaattttaaaggAATGTATTGGTGTATAAACTGTACCAAGTCACTCTAAAAAAATTCGTAAAAGGGAtttatacaccaataaattcCTTTAAATAGGTGTCTTATCCTATAATAAATTCATTTGTAACTGTAACTGTGAACAGAAGATAACCTTACCTTTACTATTTGGGTCATTGTctttttgaagttgcacatctGAAGCAGTACTGAAGTTATGTCCACTGAAAGCagattaaaaaattatttaaatacaaatgaaacTGAACTCCTAATATAAAATCAGCAGTCTTTGATCAAGGGGTACCATATTTCCATAATTTGGTCCaatttaaataagatcatttaaCTGGCAGAGCTAGCTtcataaaaacacaaacaattgcATATATTTACAGCATTCAGATTTTCAATGcaattgtatatatacatgtatataaataagatgtggtacaaATGTATGCTATGTGAAAACTTATCGAAGATACCaggtttataaaatatgtttcaactACACAAAATACTTCAGCGGTgatcaaagatttttttttcaatgaaaaccATCTCAattagtaaattttaaaaaatgttctaaaatCAGTAAAATATCACCATGATCACTTACTTTTTCTGTGCAAGGTTAGTTGAGGTATGGAGAAATCTGTTTACACTGAATGTcccattttgatattttttcgaGGTTACTCTGCAACCACAACTAATTcctgataaataataaaaacatatactaTTATGTTCAAGTGCAAATAAAATGCACTTCCTGCTGATTGAAGCGCTGCCAGtcaaaaactagaggctccaaagagcctgtgtcgctcaccttggtctatgtgaatattaaacaaaggacgcatttgaattcatgacaaaattgcgttttggtgatggtgatgtgtttgtacatcttactttactgaacattcttgctgcttacaaacattctatctatattgaacttggcctaagagtttcagtcgaaaatgttaattaaaatttacaaattttatgaaaattgttaaaaattgactttaaagggcaataactccctatggggtcaattgaccatttaggtcatgttgacttatttttaagtcttactttgctgtacattgttgctctttacagtttatttctatctataataatattcaagataataacaaaaaacggcgaaatttccttaaaatgactaattcaggggcatcaACCAAACAGCGGTTTgtccgatccatctgaaaatttcatggcagatagatcttgacctgataaacaattttactcccttttagatttgctctaaatgctttggtttttgagttataagccaaaaactttattttacccctatgttctatttttagccatggcggccatcttggttggttggctgggtcacgccacacatttttcaaactagataccccaatgatgattgcggacaagtttgtttaaatttggcctggtagtttcagagaagaagatttttgtaaaagactactaagatttacgaaaaatggttaaaaatttactataaagggcaataactcctaaaggggtcaactgaccactttgattatgttgacttatttgtagatcttactttgctgaacattattgttgttaacagtttatctctatctataatagtattcaagataaccaaaaacagcaaaatttccctaaaattaccaattcaggggcagcaacccaacaacaggttgtctgattcatctgaaaatttcagggcagatagatcttgacctgatgaacattttaacccccatgtcagatttgctcttaatgctttggtttttgagttataagccaaaaactgcattttacccctatgttttatttttagcagtttcagaggagaagatttttgtaaaagttaacgactaCGGATGCccgacgccaagtgatgagaaaagctcacttggcccttcgggccaggtgagctaaatcaaagagcagaatgctctgagggatacgattgccatagttttcattgacacatgtatagcagttctgccaaattttcattaaacaaatgcatgagatttggccaaaattcaaaagatcaaagaggaaagaaatagatccaagaatactgttgcaaaaaaagcatgaacatgcgCGAGTCTCAAGCATTTTTGGCCGGTAATCCTggtacagctggatagtattattctctaaactaattcaactgcacatgcaaaatgtaacaatctgaatagtcactcaacttaaagaatagccaatccccgttacaagtgtatgagccatgtacttattgtgttttatcgaattatagttatcctgtaccattgtaaactcgtaccattaaaaataaacttgtaccaatgcaaactcgtaccattGCTAACTagtaccaacttatttaaatgcattaaaatggtgttaaatgatgaatatacatgatataagttactttcacccaatacctcttaagtctgtaaaatgtgtataatttgaaagtacaatgaccaatttgtagcttatgttccttgtatattggata includes these proteins:
- the LOC134686253 gene encoding large ribosomal subunit protein bL21m-like → MSSGQQLARIFQRSFTLLSQNLTNVNKGISCGCRVTSKKYQNGTFSVNRFLHTSTNLAQKNGHNFSTASDVQLQKDNDPNSKDLVISKVNDTLHREDLGRLFAVIHVQGKQRKVTTEDLVVLRGHFYPSIGDKIRMEKVLLVGGKDFTLVGRPILSRKQVKVEATVLEKTLSHFIVNFDYRPQKKLKRFNLKRDNYTVLLINSIEVNPVLET